In Fusarium falciforme chromosome 10, complete sequence, a single genomic region encodes these proteins:
- a CDS encoding Zn(2)-C6 fungal-type domain-containing protein yields MRKRFPSLKLTVAIRSQEDLAPFLPSPFKGDDVSHIAWRMRPPSKRLGHKKSRTGCLRCKARHVKCDEQRPCRNCVRFDVVCSLTQGPQQSSATATSPRDQARSPTSLDSPSVLSTQPGLSTASPGTSSENESCHPSPTWMQSLRLLHHYDTVVCTILTQEPATEDVWRKVVPEIAFSHDFLMNGLLGLSAMHYAQSHPDQRREYTLISSHYQSLAVQNFATKLQDINEDNFEPYFFLATFVFILSMCSIADRQGCGLPAPRDIAQSFILLQGIKSICEFKPIETWSRDGPLAPLLEQNTPLPVKRTGAFQNRMEKLYGLARELSPTFSVINVQSSCLLAIESLRTTHTACTTDTMSARARRIWLWPMSLTQVFIELISNNHHVALIILAHYAALTRPFEHPHWMNREWSSNVMASVECALDERYHEWIAWPKKALMEEIDVDEMDP; encoded by the exons ATGCGAAAGCGATTTCCGAGCCTAAAGCTGACAGTCGCCATACGAAGCCAAGAGGATCTCGCGCCATTCTTGCCCTCACCGTTCAAGGGAGACGACGTCTCTCACATCGCTTGGAGAATGCGACCACCATCCAAGCGGCTCGGCCACAAAAAGTCCCGGACGGGTTGCCTCCGATGCAAGGCACGGCATGTCAAG TGTGATGAACAGCGCCCTTGTCGCAACTGCGTCCGGTTCGACGTTGTTTGCAGCTTAACCCAAGGCCCCCAGCAGAGTTCTGCGACCGCAACGTCTCCAAGAGACCAGGCAAGGTCGCCTACATCGCTTGACTCCCCCTCTGTGCTTTCAACCCAACCCGGCCTGTCGACTGCGTCCCCCGGGACCTCTTCCGAAAATGAATCATGCCACCCTTCCCCAACATGGATGCAAAGCTTGCGATTACTCCATCATTATGACACTGTTGTTTGTACAATCCTCACGCAGGAGCCAGCTACCGAGGATGTCTGGAGGAAGGTCGTGCCCGAGATAGCTTTCTCTCAT GACTTTCTCATGAATGGTCTGCTTGGGCTGTCGGCAATGCACTATGCTCAAAGTCATCCAGATCAACGCAGGGAATACACATTAATCTCGTCACATTACCAGAGCCTTGCAGTGCAGAATTTTGCGACCAAGCTCCAAGACATCAACGAGGATAATTTTGAGCCCtacttcttcctcgccacATTCGTCTTTATTCTCAGCATGTGCTCCATTGCCGACCGTCAGGGCTGCGGACTGCCAGCTCCGAGGGATATTGCGCAGTCATTCATCCTACTCCAAGGAATCAAGAGCATTTGCGAGTTTAAGCCAATAGAGACATGGAGTCGTGACGGGCCACTGGCACCGCTTCTCGAACAGAACACACCATTGCCAGTCAAGCGTACTGGTGCCTTTCAGAACCGCATGGAGAAGCTATACGGCCTTGCCAGGGAACTGAGCCCGACATTCAGCGTCATCAATGTTCAATCTTCCTGTCTGCTAGCCATTGAATCATTAAGGACAACTCACACGGCCTGCACCACCGATACCATGTCAGCCCGTGCCCGCCGCATCTGGCTATGGCCCATGTCCTTGACCCAGGTGTTCATCGAGCTTATCAGCAACAACCACCACGTTGCGCTAATCATCCTAGCTCATTATGCGGCACTAACAAGACCATTTGAGCATCCCCATTGGATGAACCGAGAATGGAGCTCTAATGTCATGGCTTCTGTCGAGTGTGCATTGGATGAAAGATACCATGAGTGGATTGCTTGGCCTAAAAAGGCTCTGATGGAAGAGATTGatgtggatgagatggaccCATAG
- a CDS encoding Zn(2)-C6 fungal-type domain-containing protein, with the protein MDRRAGNRPDTPDDRSAPRRSKRSRTEAEDSDEGSYGKVRHRITRACNECRRRKDRCDGQRPACMSCVAGSRACSYGGPSKKRGLRTGYVRALEILLGLIFSTVEESESWICGLLQGNDETATFRPKALEAHVSSERAPEILLEAWRKGPAVKLVEQLLKAPDGDDDGTDSTKHFDVKLAEALALSQRGGRGKPFVDSNQGALLSPINTDTTPMATVALSSGTPRVVSNPAFSTEARDSSPGGSISLLLDPSLSVPSDPPPVSQLPSHWPYLLDLYFATTHCWFPISQKHELLRAAYTLANATAGLDSVSQGDSAFLHAVLFYTSHQAIMIPNSPKPLEYQDPVAQFETLMQGKLFDNPSCYDLGHLRALLLRCLLKIDMGLWAGAWDDIGRAVYTAVSIGLIPHSSTTPSVCEDGVKRTMLGCFTLEALISARLNTKPHFRPSDITSIGMLQIDGLEEWEPWQPKVQLVCNRSSVQTGPLPHTPGHVVSTFNSLLEVMVLLNDAIHGRKRDISGERRHETLEKLRRKLESLHDLPTGVNMPPQALSLLVATVAVFEASASERVATSGTGPDHLTSCWKNMRCLVNLLEERTQVMGRCSIPPTVEVFVALLGESLERHINNGADHEVQCLADSLSRWLATWRDAKSNTSLDPNSDSDPHNSINTRENHSFDSPQPPALHRNIAIADAIPSKTPLIEKAADMLLDDPNPQPPVQLPSRQPNPLQGAEDRTTPASFNPGINLEPLAGSLEDLDGDGLFDSLATLDSADWLANPPEFMQHLGILGDPPSDLGSIFDTEP; encoded by the exons ATGGACCGCCGCGCAGGAAACCGCCCGGACACACCAGACGACCGTTCCGCACCGCGACGCTCAAAAAGAAGCAGGACTGAAGCCGAAGACTCAGACGAAGGATCTTACGGCAAAGTGCGTCACCGCATCACCAGGGCCTGCAATGAGTGCAGGAGACGAAAGGACCGCTGCGACGGCCAGCGTCCAGCATGCATGTCGTGCGTTGCCGGGTCCAGGGCCTGCAGCTACGGAGGACCATCCAAGAAACGAGGGCTGCGGACGGGATATGTCAGAGCGCTTGAGATTCTGCTAGGGTTGATCTTCAGTACGGTTGAGGAGAGCGAGAGCTGGATATGCGGCCTCTTGCAGGGCAACGACGAGACTGCTACATTCCGGCCCAAAGCTCTGGAGGCGCACGTCTCCAGTGAAAGGGCCCCCGAAATATTACTGGAAGCTTGGCGGAAGGGCCCGGCTGTGAAGCTAGTTGAGCAGTTGCTGAAAGCACCcgatggcgacgacgatggcacAGACTCGACGAAGCACTTTGACGTCAAATTGGCTGAGGCGCTGGCCTTGTCCCAAAGAGGGGGACGTGGCAAGCCTTTCGTTGACTCCAACCAGGGAGCTCTCCTGAGTCCGATAAACACCGACACGACTCCAATGGCTACAGTCGCTCTCAGCTCAGGCACTCCGAGGGTCGTATCCAATCCAGCTTTCAGCACAGAGGCCAGAGACTCATCACCAGGGGGGTCAATCAGTTTGCTCCTGGACCCGAGTCTTTCAGTTCCCTCCGATCCGCCTCCTGTATCCCAGTTGCCGAGCCACTGGCCGTATCTCCTAGATCTATACTTTGCAACCACGCACTGCTGGTTTCCCATCTCCCAGAAGCACGAACTTTTACGTGCGGCTTACACCCTTGCCAACGCCACTGCCGGCCTGGACTCCGTCTCCCAAGGAGACTCGGCGTTTCTACACGCTGTCCTATTCTACACTTCACACCAGGCCATCATGATCCCGAACTCGCCGAAGCCATTAGAATACCAAGATCCCGTCGCTCAGTTTGAAACTTTGATGCAAGGCAAATTGTTCGATAATCCAAGTTGTTACGACCTTGGTCATCTACGAGCCTTGTTGCTGCGATGTCTCCTCAAGATTGACATGGGGCTGTGGGCTGGAGCATGGGATGACATTGGCCGTGCTGTGTATACTGCTGTCTCGATTGGCCTTATTCCGCACAGCTCAACGACGCCCTCTGTCTGTGAGGACGGAGTCAAGCGCACAATGCTGGGCTGCTTCACCTTAGAGGCCCTCATCAGTGCCCGCCTGAACACCAAACCTCATTTTCGGCCCTCGGACATCACATCCATCGGTATGCTACAAATCGACGGCCTCGAAGAGTGGGAACCCTGGCAACCCAAAGTTCAACTCGTGTGTAATAGGTCGTCCGTCCAGACTGGGCCCCTCCCGCATACCCCTGGACATGTCGTCAGCACATTTAATTCTCTCCTGGAAGTCATGGTCCTTCTCAACGACGCCATTCATGGCCGCAAAAGGGATATTTCAGGCGAGAGACGGCATGAAACGCTTGAAAAGTTGCGACGGAAACTGGAGAGCCTGCATGACTTGCCTACAGGGGTTAACATGCCACCGCAAGCCTTGAGTCTCCTGGTTGCCACTGTTGCTGTTTTTGAAGCCTCAGCGTCCGAGCGGGTGGCCACCTCGGGGACAGGTCCAGACCATCTTACTAGTTGCTGGAAGAACATGAGGTGTCTCGTCAACCTTTTGGAAGAGCGCACCCAAGTAATGGGACGGTGCTCAATTCCCCCAACAGTAGAGGTCTTTGTCGCATTACTGGGAGAGTCACTCGAGCGACACATCAACAATGGAGCTGACCATGAGGTCCAGTGCCTAGCAGATTCATTGTCCAGATGGCTAGCTACATGGAGGGACGCCAAATCTAACACAAGTCTCGACCCCAACAGCGATTCAGACCCTCACAACTCCATCAATACACGAGAAAACCATTCCTTCGATTCACCCCAACCTCCAGCTTTACATAGAAACATTGCAATAGCGGATGCCATACCTTCTAAAACACCCTTGATCGAGAAAGCTGCTGACATGCTCTTGGATGATCCAAATCCTCAGCCACCCGTTCAACTACCGTCACGCCAGCCAAACCCATTACAAGGAGCAGAAGATCGCACGACACCTGCCAGCTTCAATCCAGGCATAAACCTCGAACCGTTAGCAGGCTCTTTAGAAGACCTGGATGGTGACGGCCTGTTTGATAGTCTTGCCACATTAGACTCGGCTGATTG GCTCGCCAACCCTCCCGAGTTCATGCAGCATCTTGGGATTCTAGGGGATCCACCGTCAGATTTAGGGAGTATTTTTGATACAGAACCTTGA
- a CDS encoding MFS domain-containing protein, whose product MASPSSSSKVDGNLSRHSTPTSDDEATLNLETKASRTSTDSKQRNGREEDLEMGTSQQAACQSDSPSDNDNQEKESRQSDSRDDSSPNDPDIVWWDSDTDPENPYHWPKWRKLTNCGLISLLTLIEPLASSIFAPGIPELMRDFESTNSELGAFVMSVYVLGFAFGPMILAPLSEMWGRVPVYHVCNVFFLAFTIACAVAPSLDTLIVFRFLAGTFGAAPMTNGGGSIADMFPAEERAGVMAVFSVGPLIGPIIGPVIGGFLTEAKGWRWDFWVIAMVSGAIMIGMFVTMKESYAPVILERKTIRLRKETGNDRLRSKLDTGLTKNELLKRCIVRPAKLLVFSPICTIFAVYLAIIYGYLYLLFTSVPYVFEEAYGFSTKTVGLVYLGLGIGSFVGMGWFAFDSNKEVKKQMAVDNFKPESRLKLLPAAAIIFPIGFFIYGWTADFKTHWMAPIIGLAIIGIGNLVCFMAICVYLVDAYEMYAASALAANTIMRSVAGATLPLCGMKMYNALGLGWGNSMLGFIAIALIPIPFLILRYGEMLRKKYEISNL is encoded by the exons ATGGCGTCTCCAAGTTCCTCGAGCAAGGTTGATGGCAACCTGTCACGCCACT CTACACCAACCTCCGACGATGAAGCAACTCTCAACCTAGAGACAAAGGCTTCGCGGACTTCAACCGACTCAAAGCAACGCAatggacgagaagaagatttGGAGATGGGCACGAGCCAACAGGCTGCCTGTCAGTCAGATTCTCCTTCGGACAACGACAACCAGGAGAAAGAAAGCAGGCAATCCGACAGCCGAGACGACTCATCACCAAATGATCCCGACATTGTGTGGTGGGACAGCGATACAGACCCCGAGAACCCATACCACTGGCCAAAATGGAGAAAGTTGACCAACTGCGGTCTCATCAGTTTGCTCACCCTCATCGAGCCTCTTGCGTCGTCAATCTTCGCGCCCGGTATCCCAGAGCTAATGAGAGACTTTGAGAGCACCAACTCCGAGTTAGGAGCCTTCGTCATGTCGGTATACGTGCTGGGCTTCGCCTTTGGTCCAATGATTCTGGCTCCGTTGTCTGAGATGTGGGGACGTGTGCCTGTGTACCACGTCTGCAATGTCTTCTTCCTGGCCTTCACTATTGCCTGTGCCGTCGCACCCTCTCTGGATACCCTCATTGTCTTTCGCTTTCTAGCTGGAACGTTTGGAGCTGCGCCCATGACCAACGGAGGCGGCAGTATCGCCGACATGTTCCCAGCTGAAGAGAGAGCAGGAGTCATGGCAGTCTTCTCTGTTGGTCCTCTGATCGGCCCCATTATTGGTCCTGTCATTGGCGGCTTCTTGACAGAAGCGAaaggttggagatgggacTTTTGGGTGATCGCCATGGTCAGCGGTGCCATCATGATCGGAATGTTTGTCACGATGAAGGAGAGTTATGCCCCTGTCATCTTGGAACGAAAAACGATTCGACTTCGCAAGGAAACCGGCAACGATCGTCTACGCTCAAAGTTGGACACCGGACTCACCAAGAACGAACTTCTCAAGCGATGCATCGTGAGACCCGCCAAGCTACTGGTCTTTTCCCCCATCTGCACCATCTTTGCTGTGTACCTGGCAATTATTTACGGATACCTCTATCTTCTCTTTACCTCGGTGCCTTATGTATTTGAGGAAGCGTATGGCTTCTCTACGAAGACGGTTGGCCTGGTttatcttggtcttggtatCGGTAGCTTCGTGGGTATGGGTTGGTTCGCGTTTGATAGTAACAAGGAAGTCAAGAAGCAAATGGCTGTCGACAACTTTAAGCCCGAGTCTCGACTGAAGCTGCTTCCAGCagccgccatcatcttccccaTCGGCTTTTTTATCTACGGCTGGACTGCGGACTTCAAAACTCACTGGATGGCTCCCATTATTGGACTGGCCATTATCGGCATTG GCAACCTCGTCTGCTTCATGGCCATCTGCGTCTATCTTGTCGACGCATACGAAATGTACGCCGCCTCAGCACTTGccgccaacaccatcatgaGATCGGTTGCTGGTGCAACGCTACCCCTGTGCGGAATGAAGATGTACAACGCCCTGGGGCTTGGCTGGGGAAACAGCATGCTTGGGTTCATTGCTATCGCGCTTATTCCTATTCCATTCCTTATCCTGAGATACGGCGAGATGCTGAGGAAGAAGTACGAGATCAGCAACCTCTAA
- a CDS encoding AP-endonuc-2 domain-containing protein, whose protein sequence is MAVFRPALLSASLGRAWLHDFTKKAQQAAEAGFEGIEIFYEDLEYQAKQLSNIKAPTIDHLLAAALHMRKVVDGLNLQVIGLQPFLFYEGLVDREQHARLIEKAKLWFKIAALLGTNTIQIPANFLPADKLTGDMDVIVADMLELADMGLKEDPPIRFAYESLCWSTHIDTWEKSWEVVKQVDRPNFGLCLDTFNIAGRVWADPASPTGKTPNADADLKESLDRLLRDVDLEKVFYIQVVDAEKMDSPLVKGHPFHVEGNPPRMNWSRNARAYIYETDRGAYLPVEDIARVLIGGLGYKGFVSMELFSRTMAEEGEDVPRQHAQRGIAAWKKLAERLNLN, encoded by the coding sequence ATGGCTGTCTTCCGTCCCGCTCTTCTCTCCGCCTCCCTCGGCCGAGCATGGCTCCACGACTTCACAAAAAAAGCCCAGCAAGCAGCCGAGGCTGGCTTTGAAGGAATCGAGATCTTCTACGAGGACCTAGAGTATCAGGCTAAGCAGCTCAGCAACATCAAAGCCCCAACCATCGATCATCTCCTTGCTGCAGCTTTACACATGCGCAAGGTCGTAGACGGCCTCAACCTCCAAGTCATCGGCCTCCAGCCCTTTCTCTTCTACGAGGGTCTGGTCGATCGTGAGCAGCACGCCCGGCTCATCGAGAAAGCCAAGCTGTGGTTTAAGATCGCCGCGCTCCTTGGGACAAACACCATCCAGATCCCGGCCAATTTCCTACCTGCCGACAAGTTGACGGGGGACATGGACGTCATTGTAGCAGACATGCTAGAGCTCGCAGACATGGGGCTGAAAGAGGATCCACCCATTCGCTTTGCCTACGAGAGTCTTTGCTGGAGCACGCATATCGACACGTGGGAGAAGTCATGGGAGGTGGTCAAACAAGTCGATAGGCCAAACTTTGGTCTTTGCCTCGACACGTTCAATATCGCCGGTCGGGTGTGGGCTGATCCGGCGTCTCCGACTGGCAAGACGCCCAATGCAGACGCGGACTTGAAGGAGTCTCTGGATAGGCTCCTCCGAGACGTTGATCTCGAAAAGGTGTTTTACATCCAGGTTGTTGACGCGGAAAAGATGGACTCCCCACTTGTGAAAGGACACCCGTTCCATGTGGAGGGCAACCCGCCGAGGATGAACTGGTCGAGGAACGCCAGAGCGTACATCTACGAGACTGACCGGGGGGCGTATTTACCTGTTGAAGATATCGCGCGGGTGCTCATTGGGGGGCTGGGATACAAGGGATTTGTCTCGATGGAGCTCTTCTCGAGGACCATGgctgaggagggagaggatgtGCCGAGGCAGCATGCTCAGAGGGGGATTGCAGCGTGGAAGAAGTTGGCTGAGCGTCTGAACCTGAACTAG
- a CDS encoding Quinate repressor protein has translation MSTTPSRASRLHDNSPSTPCPTHVINEPGPSSAPTSRAPTRPQSPTAPTCSAARYDAGASIALVGMRGTGMSTLAVMASNALGFRLLDGDQYFYKLTGLSRAAYKSAHGISQYRQEELRLMRSMLFDNPTGAVIVCGPGVVEGTGKEWLAEYSKSHPVVYIVRDAEEIQRHLRVWDVATIKNLIRRTGPAYRGLSSFEFYNLSDMSLSESEPTSLSGNQSPRSLALKSVEEDFLHLINGVMRRDGQSCKYRARHSLSSLPPEARGFTYALTMPLSTLEALGPKFRSVDMEADALELTISLSELRNQGTVFDDAVADRISRLICVARRNIRLPMLYHILTDDSCSWRADGVEAIDQDAYFSFLHHGLRLAPEYLCVDLECDEDKIRHLVACKGGTKILAHYTEPNPAAQGWNSPGRWNLVHRAQELGCDMIRICQEAMSTADNFAVQYFLHQIKTSEERTIPVIAYNTGRLGRMSCSFNSILSPVTHPVVRSLAPDCSSSPLLTVQESQKALFSSFLLDAQYFGIYGNNVSQSLSPAMHNAAFQLLGMPHRYEVFSHDSLDELRGLIRDPNFGGASITAPFKREVIPLVDFMSREARAIGAVNTLLSLKAPTMDSLLDRNRAGPTAALFGENTDWIGIHTCVRRNLSPINAVKRRTTALIVGAGGMARAAAYALIRLGVGTIFVHNRTVQRAEELAKQFDGRPYRSDSQDKRDPCGRGRSSESPDHGANPTFKVIGSKDDVWPEDSNPPTIVVSCVATWDLDGSCSVNTSIPPDWLASPTGGVVIELSYTPLETPLLRQVRAMSDRGWIAVDGLQVLPEQGMMQFEMFTMRRAPEKLMRDAVFRAYDERRSRVMSSKAS, from the exons ATGTCAACCACACCCAGCAGAGCTTCGCGGCTGCACGACAACTCACCATCGACCCCATGCCCAACTCACGTCATCAACGAGCCGGGACCCTCAAGCGCGCCGACTTCCAGAGCGCCAACTCGTCCTCAATCCCCAACAGCCCCAACATGCAGTGCGGCTAGATACGATGCTGGCGCATCTATCGCTCTCGTCGGCATGAGAGGAACCGGTATGTCCACGCTAGCAGTCATGGCCTCGAACGCCTTAGGCTTCCGActcctcgacggcgaccAGTATTTCTACAAACTCACGGGTCTATCGCGAGCTGCGTACAAATCCGCTCACGGCATCTCCCAATACCGCCAGGAGGAGCTGCGACTGATGCGGTCCATGCTCTTTGATAATCCGACGGGCGCGGTCATTGTCTGCGGTCCTGGTGTTGTTGAGGGGACGGGCAAGGAGTGGCTCGCAGAATACTCAAAGAGTCATCCTGTCGTATACATCGTGCGAGACGCGGAAGAGATCCAGCGGCACTTGAGAGTATGGGATGTGGCAACTATCAAGAACCTCATCCGTCGGACGGGGCCTGCTTACCGGGGCTTGTCAAGCTTCGAGTTCTACAATCTCTCGGACATGTCACTCTCCGAATCCGAGCCGACCTCTCTCTCTGGTAACCAGTCCCCGAGGTCGCTTGCGCTAAAGAGCGTTGAGGAGGACTTCCTCCACCTAATCAACGGGGTCATGAGACGGGACGGCCAGAGTTGCAAGTACAGGGCCCGCCACAGCCTTTCTTCGCTGCCACCAGAAGCAAGGGGTTTCACATACGCCCTGACGATGCCGCTGTCAACGCTCGAGGCCCTGGGGCCCAAGTTCCGTAGTGTAGACATGGAGGCGGACGCACTGGAACTCACAATCTCTCTGTCTGAGCTCCGCAATCAGGGGACAGTTTTTGACGATGCCGTGGCAGACCGAATAAGCCGGCTGATCTGTGTTGCTCGGAGGAACATCCGGCTGCCGATGCTATACCATATACTGACCGACGATTCCTGCTCTTGGCGAGCTGACGGCGTGGAAGCCATAGACCAGGACGCGTACTTTAGTTTCCTCCACCACGGCCTGCGACTGGCACCGGAATATCTCTGCGTCGACCTCGAGTgcgacgaggacaagatTCGCCACTTAGTCGCCTGCAAAGGGGGGACAAAGATACTAGCACATTATACAGAGCCCAACCCCGCTGCTCAGGGCTGGAACTCCCCAGGACGATGGAATCTGGTCCATCGTGCGCAGGAGCTGGGATGCGACATGATCCGAATCTGCCAGGAGGCAATGTCCACAGCCGACAACTTTGCAGTGCAATATTTCCTCCACCAAATCAAGACCTCTGAAGAGCGCACGATCCCCGTGATAGCATACAACACAGGCCGCCTGGGACGCATGTCCTGCTCCTTCAACTCGATCCTTAGCCCCGTCACACACCCTGTCGTCCGGAGCCTAGCTCCAGACTGTTCATCAAGCCCCCTCCTCACAGTCCAAGAGTCCCAAAAAGCGCTCTTCTCGTCGTTCTTGCTCGACGCGCAGTATTTTGGCATCTACGGAAACAACGTCTCCCAGAGTCTCTCGCCGGCCATGCACAACGCCGCGTTCCAGCTGCTTGGCATGCCGCACCGCTACGAGGTCTTTTCCCACGACTCTCTGGATGAGCTTAGGGGACTGATCAGAGACCCTAACTTTGGAGGGGCGAGTATCACGGCGCCGTTCAAGAGGGAAGTGATTCCGCTGGTAGACTTTATGAGCCGTGAGGCGAGGGCCATTGGCGCCGTCAACACACTACTGTCGCTGAAGGCACCGACCATGGACTCTCTGCTGGATAGGAACAGGGCTGGGCCGACGGCGGCGCTCTTTGGAGAAAATACAGATTGGATCGGTATTCACACTTGCGTTCGCCGGAATCTGTCTCCCATCAACGCTGTCAAGCGCCGGACAACTGCTCTCATCGTGGGTGCAGGAGGAATGGCTCGTGCAGCGGCATATGCTCTAATTCGGCTTGGAGTCGGGACCATATTTGTCCACAACCGCACCGTTCAGAGGGCAGAGGAGCTTGCGAAACAATTTGATGGCAGGCCTTACCGAAGTGACAGCCAGGATAAGAGGGATCCCTGTGGGAGAGGCAGAAGCAGCGAGAGCCCCGACCACGGCGCAAACCCCACGTTCAAGGTTATCGGCTCAAAAGACGATGTCTGGCCGGAAGATTCGAACCCCCCGACGATTGTTGTATCATGCGTCGCTACCTGGGATCTTGACGGATCATGCTCTGTCAACACGAGCATCCCGCCCGACTGGCTTGCAAGCCCGACTGGCGGAGTTGTGATTGAG CTCTCCTACACGCCGCTGGAGACCCCGTTGCTAAGGCAAGTCCGGGCTATGAGTGATCGGGGATGGATAGCTGTAGATGGTCTTCAGGTTCTACCAGAGCAGGGCATGATGCAGTTTGAGATGTTTACAATGAGGCGGGCTCCTGAAAAGCTGATGAGGGATGCGGTGTTCCGGGCGTACGATGAGAGGAGAAGTAGGGTGATGTCTTCTAAAGCGTCATAA
- a CDS encoding Fe-ADH domain-containing protein: MDFEYNANPGRVIFGSGTIHKLPSELSKLGASRPLLLSTPHQTAQAQDVSTILQGKTAALFSEARMHTPTDVTQRACDLATSSKADALVSIGGGSTIGLGKAISIRTGLPHIAIPTTYAGSEVTPILGETADGRKETRSDPKILPTVVIYDVDLTLTLPVGLTATSGVNAIAHAVEALYARNSNPIINLLAVEGVKALANSLPELIHDPTSKSARSSALYGAWLCGTCLGSVGMSLHHKLCHTLGGSFDLPHAETHTIVLPHALSYNAPKVPEAMKLLAGALPESNGDAIKGLNVLLGKIKVERSLKALGMKESDVDKAADIAISKPYWNPREVERMAIREVIRRAWAGEDARADL, translated from the coding sequence ATGGACTTCGAGTACAACGCCAACCCCGGCCGTGTCATCTTCGGCTCAGGCACCATCCACAAGCTCCCCTCGGAGCTCTCCAAGCTCGGCGCATCccgccccctcctcctctcaaCCCCACACCAGaccgcccaagcccaagatgtCTCGACAATCCTCCAGGGGAAAACCGCCGCGCTCTTCAGCGAAGCCCGCATGCACACCCCCACCGACGTGACACAGCGAGCCTGCGACCTCGCGACCTCGTCCAAAGCCGACGCTCTGGTCAGCATCGGCGGCGGGAGCACCATCGGGCTGGGTAAAGCCATCAGCATCCGAACGGGGCTCCCTCACATCGCTATTCCCACGACCTACGCTGGCAGCGAGGTTACTCCCATTCTGGGAGAGACAGCGGACGGTCGAAAGGAAACTAGATCAGACCCCAAGATTCTTCCTACGGTTGTCATTTACGATGTCGACTTGACGCTGACTTTGCCTGTTGGGCTTACAGCCACGAGCGGCGTCAATGCCATAGCCCATGCAGTCGAAGCACTCTACGCCCGCAACAGCAACCCCATCATCAATCTCTTGGCAGTAGAGGGTGTGAAAGCGCTGGCAAATTCCTTACCAGAGCTGATTCATGACCCGACGTCCAAGTCTGCTCGTTCCTCCGCCCTCTACGGCGCCTGGCTGTGTGGAACATGCCTCGGAAGCGTGGGCATGTCGCTGCACCACAAGCTATGTCACACTCTAGGCGGAAGCTTCGACTTGCCCCATGCAGAGACTCACACCATCGTCCTGCCTCATGCACTGTCCTACAATGCGCCCAAGGTGCCGGAGGCGATGAAGCTTCTCGCGGGGGCGCTGCCGGAGAGTAACGGGGATGCTATCAAAGGGTTGAACGTGTTGCTGGGGAAGATCAAGGTTGAGAGGAGTTTGAAGGCTTTGGGGATGAAAGAGAGTGATGTGGACAAGGCTGCAGATATTGCTATTTCGAAACCGTATTGGAATCCAAGGGAGGTTGAGCGGATGGCTATCAGGGAGGTGATTCGGAGGGCGTGGGCAGGGGAGGATGCAAGGGCTGATTTGTAG